The Burkholderia ambifaria AMMD genome has a segment encoding these proteins:
- a CDS encoding dienelactone hydrolase family protein: MLKPEVDSLVPHVPFSRRKFMQAALGGTFAAAVLPVSAQTITTDSAGLDVDTIEIRSGDASIPAYRAQPVDKTNLPVVIVIHEIFGVHEHIADVCRRFAKLGYLAIAPDLFARQGNASKYPTIQALVEHIVSKVPDRQVTEDLDATVAWAGKNGGDLSRLGVTGFCWGGRQAWLYAEHNPHVRAAVAWYGFVEGKTDEMTPFNPVDHAALLKVPVLGLYGEKDTNITQASLADMRKAIQTSDSKLARQSEIVVYPDAGHAFFADYRPSYVKGDAEDGWKRTIEWFHKYGVM; this comes from the coding sequence ATGTTGAAACCCGAAGTCGACAGCCTGGTTCCCCACGTTCCGTTCTCGCGCCGCAAGTTCATGCAGGCCGCGCTGGGCGGCACCTTCGCGGCGGCCGTGCTGCCCGTGTCGGCGCAGACCATCACGACCGACAGCGCCGGGCTGGACGTCGACACCATCGAGATCCGCTCGGGCGACGCGAGCATCCCCGCGTATCGCGCGCAGCCGGTCGACAAGACGAACCTGCCGGTCGTCATCGTGATCCACGAGATCTTTGGCGTTCACGAGCATATCGCCGACGTCTGCCGTCGCTTCGCGAAACTCGGCTACCTCGCGATCGCGCCGGATCTTTTCGCGCGCCAGGGCAATGCGTCGAAGTACCCGACGATCCAGGCGCTCGTCGAGCACATCGTCAGCAAGGTGCCGGACCGCCAGGTCACCGAGGATCTCGATGCGACCGTCGCGTGGGCCGGCAAGAACGGCGGCGACCTGTCGCGTCTCGGTGTGACGGGGTTCTGCTGGGGCGGTCGCCAGGCGTGGCTGTATGCGGAGCACAATCCGCACGTGCGTGCGGCCGTGGCGTGGTACGGATTCGTCGAGGGCAAGACCGACGAGATGACGCCGTTCAATCCGGTCGATCATGCGGCGTTGCTGAAGGTGCCGGTGCTGGGGCTGTACGGCGAGAAGGACACGAACATCACGCAGGCGTCGCTGGCCGACATGCGCAAGGCAATCCAGACGAGCGACTCGAAGCTCGCGCGCCAATCCGAGATCGTCGTGTATCCGGATGCCGGCCACGCATTCTTCGCCGATTACCGGCCGAGTTACGTGAAGGGCGATGCCGAGGACGGCTGGAAGCGCACGATCGAGTGGTTCCACAAATACGGCGTGATGTAA
- a CDS encoding sulfurtransferase translates to MPHTHYTTLISAANLAERLAAAPGSVAVFDCRFDLADPVAGEAAYAAGHIPGAQYLHLDRDLSGRKTGTNGRHPLPTRDAFATLMASRGVKQGQQVVAYDAHGGAYAARLWWLLRWLGHDSIAVLDGGLQAWEAAGQPLTTDVPHPPAGDFRAAAPLESTVDAAAVLANVTSAQRVVIDARAPDRYRGENETIDRVGGHIPGARNRFFKDNLNADGRFKTGHELRETFTTLLAGTEPNSVILQCGSGVTACHNALALEVAGLHGASLYPGSWSEWSADPSRPIATGPTP, encoded by the coding sequence ATGCCACACACCCACTACACCACGCTCATTTCCGCAGCCAATCTCGCCGAACGTCTGGCCGCGGCGCCGGGCAGCGTCGCCGTATTCGACTGCCGCTTCGATCTCGCCGATCCGGTCGCGGGCGAAGCCGCCTATGCAGCCGGGCACATCCCCGGCGCGCAGTATCTTCATCTCGACCGCGACCTGTCCGGCCGCAAGACCGGCACCAACGGCCGCCATCCGCTACCGACCCGCGACGCATTCGCGACGCTGATGGCCAGCCGCGGCGTCAAGCAGGGCCAGCAGGTGGTCGCGTATGACGCACACGGCGGCGCCTATGCGGCGCGCCTGTGGTGGCTGCTGCGCTGGCTCGGGCACGACTCCATCGCGGTGCTCGACGGCGGCCTGCAGGCATGGGAAGCGGCCGGCCAGCCGTTGACCACCGACGTGCCGCACCCGCCCGCCGGCGACTTCCGGGCAGCAGCGCCGCTCGAATCGACGGTCGACGCGGCAGCCGTGCTCGCGAACGTGACGTCGGCCCAGCGCGTCGTGATCGATGCGCGCGCGCCCGATCGCTATCGCGGAGAAAACGAAACGATCGATCGTGTCGGCGGCCACATTCCCGGCGCACGCAACCGGTTCTTCAAGGACAACCTGAACGCCGACGGCCGCTTCAAGACCGGCCACGAACTGCGCGAGACGTTCACCACGCTGCTGGCCGGCACCGAACCGAACAGCGTGATCCTGCAATGCGGCTCCGGCGTAACCGCATGCCACAACGCGCTCGCACTCGAAGTCGCGGGGTTGCATGGCGCATCGCTGTATCCGGGCTCGTGGAGCGAATGGAGCGCCGATCCGTCGCGGCCGATCGCGACCGGCCCGACGCCGTAA
- a CDS encoding aromatic ring-hydroxylating oxygenase subunit alpha — protein sequence MSNLSDALQLKSAHSQLPVTAYFDEALLEREIETLFKKGPRYVGHELMVPEAGDYFALPSEQEGRVLVRNQTNQIELLSNVCRHRQAIMLNGRGHAQNIVCPLHRWTYDLEGQLLGAPHFPDKPCLNLGKSPLQKWQGLLFEAEGRNVARDLANLGTKHHFDFSEYQFDHVEVHECDYNWKTFIEVYLEDYHVAPFHPGLGSFVSCDDLKWEFGDWYSVQTVGVHNALAKPGSATYQKWHEQVLKFRNGVPPEFGAIWMVYYPGLMIEWYPHVLVVSWLIPRGPQKTTNIVEFYYPEEIALFEREFVEAERAAYMETAVEDDEIAMRMDAGRRALMARGESQVGPYQSPMEDGMQHFHEFLRRHLGDL from the coding sequence ATGTCCAATCTGAGCGACGCGCTTCAGTTGAAGTCGGCTCACAGCCAGCTTCCAGTCACTGCATATTTCGATGAGGCGCTACTCGAGCGCGAGATCGAAACCCTCTTCAAGAAAGGACCTCGTTACGTCGGGCACGAGTTGATGGTGCCCGAGGCGGGGGATTATTTCGCGCTGCCGTCCGAGCAGGAAGGCCGCGTGCTGGTCCGCAACCAGACGAACCAGATCGAACTGCTGTCGAACGTGTGCCGCCACCGGCAGGCGATCATGCTCAACGGGCGTGGCCATGCGCAGAACATCGTGTGCCCGCTGCACCGCTGGACGTACGATCTGGAAGGCCAGCTGCTCGGCGCCCCGCACTTCCCCGACAAACCGTGCCTGAATCTCGGCAAGAGCCCGCTGCAGAAGTGGCAGGGGCTGCTGTTCGAGGCCGAAGGCCGCAACGTCGCGCGCGATCTCGCGAACCTCGGCACGAAGCATCACTTCGACTTCTCCGAATACCAGTTCGATCACGTCGAAGTGCACGAGTGCGATTACAACTGGAAGACGTTCATCGAGGTCTACCTCGAGGATTACCACGTCGCCCCGTTCCACCCGGGCCTCGGCAGTTTCGTGTCGTGTGACGATCTCAAGTGGGAGTTCGGCGACTGGTACAGCGTGCAGACGGTCGGCGTGCACAACGCGCTCGCGAAACCGGGCAGCGCGACCTACCAGAAGTGGCACGAGCAGGTGCTCAAGTTCCGCAACGGCGTGCCGCCGGAATTCGGCGCGATCTGGATGGTCTATTACCCGGGCCTGATGATCGAGTGGTATCCGCACGTGCTCGTCGTGTCGTGGCTGATTCCGCGCGGCCCGCAGAAGACGACCAACATCGTCGAGTTCTACTACCCCGAGGAAATCGCGCTGTTCGAGCGCGAGTTCGTCGAAGCCGAGCGCGCCGCCTACATGGAGACGGCCGTCGAGGACGACGAAATCGCGATGCGGATGGACGCCGGCCGCCGTGCACTGATGGCACGCGGCGAATCGCAGGTCGGCCCGTACCAGAGCCCGATGGAAGACGGCATGCAGCACTTCCACGAGTTCCTGCGCCGCCACCTCGGCGATCTCTGA
- a CDS encoding exodeoxyribonuclease VII small subunit, with protein MAKTASPGATPPDNGTEPLPDNYEMALAELETLVARMEGGALSLEDSLAAYRRGANLVAFCQQQLEKVEQQVRVLDGATLKPLSSGTAATDGEDDDL; from the coding sequence ATGGCGAAAACCGCATCCCCAGGCGCCACGCCGCCCGACAATGGCACCGAACCGTTGCCGGACAATTACGAAATGGCGCTCGCGGAACTCGAGACGCTGGTTGCCCGGATGGAAGGCGGCGCGTTGAGCCTCGAGGATTCGCTCGCCGCGTATCGCCGCGGCGCGAACCTCGTTGCGTTTTGCCAACAGCAGCTCGAGAAAGTGGAGCAACAGGTTCGCGTGCTGGACGGCGCGACGCTGAAGCCGCTTTCGTCCGGAACGGCCGCCACGGACGGCGAAGACGACGATCTATGA
- a CDS encoding polyprenyl synthetase family protein, whose translation MTFEQWMRSVLDRVEDALGHYLPAENVVPTQLHEAMRYAVLGGGKRVRPLLCHAAGELTGATEAARNAAAAALEMIHVYSLVHDDMPCMDDDALRRGKPTVHVQYDEPTALLVGDALQSQAFVALTDADALSPVQQAALVRELALASGSIGMAGGQAIDLASVGLKLTREQLEKMHRMKTGALLRAAVRMGALAGETPSAETLAALDVYAAAVGLAFQVVDDILDVTTDSATLGKTAGKDAANDKPTYVSILGLDASRELAAQLRAEAHDALKPFGARAQRLAELADLVVNRVS comes from the coding sequence ATGACATTCGAACAATGGATGCGGTCCGTGCTTGACCGTGTCGAGGACGCACTCGGCCACTATTTGCCGGCCGAAAACGTGGTGCCCACGCAACTCCACGAAGCGATGCGCTACGCGGTCCTCGGCGGCGGCAAGCGCGTTCGCCCGCTGCTGTGCCATGCAGCAGGCGAACTGACCGGTGCGACGGAAGCGGCGCGCAATGCGGCGGCGGCGGCGCTGGAGATGATCCACGTCTATTCGCTCGTGCACGACGACATGCCGTGCATGGACGACGACGCGCTGCGTCGCGGCAAGCCGACCGTGCACGTGCAGTACGACGAGCCGACGGCGTTGCTGGTCGGCGACGCGCTGCAGTCGCAGGCATTCGTCGCGCTGACCGACGCCGATGCGCTGTCGCCGGTGCAGCAGGCCGCGCTCGTGCGCGAGCTGGCGCTGGCGAGCGGCTCGATCGGCATGGCCGGCGGGCAGGCGATCGACCTGGCGAGCGTCGGCCTGAAGCTGACGCGCGAGCAGCTCGAGAAGATGCACCGGATGAAGACGGGGGCGCTGCTGCGCGCGGCCGTGCGGATGGGCGCGCTGGCCGGCGAGACGCCGTCGGCGGAAACGCTGGCCGCGCTCGACGTCTACGCAGCGGCCGTGGGCCTGGCCTTCCAGGTCGTCGACGACATTCTCGACGTCACGACCGATTCGGCGACGCTCGGCAAGACGGCCGGCAAGGATGCGGCAAACGACAAGCCGACCTACGTATCGATCCTCGGCCTCGACGCATCGCGCGAGCTCGCAGCCCAGCTGCGCGCGGAAGCACACGATGCGTTGAAACCGTTCGGCGCACGCGCACAGCGTCTCGCCGAACTTGCCGACCTGGTGGTGAACCGGGTCAGCTGA
- the dxs gene encoding 1-deoxy-D-xylulose-5-phosphate synthase, with the protein MYDLLKTIDDPADLRRLDRRQLQPLADELRAFVLDSVSKTGGHLSSNLGTVELTIALHYVFNTPNDRIVWDVGHQTYPHKILTGRRDQMHSLRQYDGISGFPRRSESEYDTFGTAHSSTSISAALGMAIGSQLNGDDRFSIAVIGDGAMTAGMAFEAMNNAGVSEDAKLLVILNDNDMSISPPVGALNRHLARLMSGRFYAAARAGVERVLSVAPPVLELARKLEEHAKGMVVPATLFEEFGFNYIGPIDGHDLDSLIPTLQNIRELRGPQFLHVVTKKGQGYKLAEADPVLYHGPGKFNPAEGIKPSPTPAKKTYTQVFGEWLCDEAERDSRVVGITPAMREGSGMVEFEKRFKDRYYDVGIAEQHAVTFAGGLATEGLKPVVAIYSTFLQRAYDQLIHDVALQNLPVVFAIDRAGLVGADGATHAGAYDLAFMRCIPNMTIMAASDENECRQMLHTALQQPNPTAVRYPRGAGTGVATVKEFTEIPLGKGEVRRRTSQPEGKRVAILAFGTMVAPSLAAGEELDATVANMRFVKPIDAALVRELAETHDYLVTVEEGCVMGGAGSACVEALMESGVIRPVIQLGLPDQFIDHGDPAKLLAQCGLDGAGIAKSIRERFLSPAADVADQAKRVA; encoded by the coding sequence ATGTACGACTTGCTGAAAACCATCGACGACCCGGCGGATCTGCGCCGCCTCGATCGTCGCCAACTCCAACCGCTCGCGGATGAACTGCGCGCGTTCGTGCTCGACAGCGTGTCGAAGACGGGCGGCCATTTGTCGTCCAACCTCGGGACGGTCGAGCTGACGATCGCGTTGCACTACGTGTTCAACACGCCGAACGACCGGATCGTCTGGGACGTGGGCCACCAGACCTACCCGCACAAGATCCTGACGGGTCGCCGCGACCAGATGCATTCGCTGCGCCAGTACGACGGCATCTCGGGTTTCCCGCGCCGCAGCGAGTCCGAATACGACACGTTCGGCACCGCGCATTCGAGCACGTCGATTTCGGCGGCGCTCGGGATGGCGATCGGCAGCCAGCTGAACGGCGACGACCGCTTCTCGATCGCGGTGATCGGCGACGGCGCGATGACGGCCGGCATGGCGTTCGAGGCGATGAACAACGCGGGCGTGTCGGAGGATGCGAAACTGCTCGTGATCCTCAACGACAACGACATGTCGATTTCGCCGCCGGTCGGCGCGCTGAACCGCCATCTCGCGCGCCTGATGTCGGGCCGCTTCTACGCGGCGGCGCGTGCTGGCGTCGAGCGCGTGCTGAGCGTGGCGCCGCCGGTGCTCGAACTCGCGCGCAAGCTCGAGGAGCACGCGAAGGGCATGGTCGTGCCGGCGACGCTGTTCGAAGAGTTCGGCTTCAACTACATCGGCCCGATCGACGGTCACGATCTCGATTCGCTGATCCCGACGCTGCAGAACATTCGCGAGCTGCGCGGCCCGCAATTCCTGCACGTGGTGACGAAGAAAGGCCAGGGCTACAAGCTCGCCGAAGCGGATCCCGTGCTCTATCACGGCCCCGGCAAGTTCAACCCGGCCGAAGGCATCAAGCCGTCGCCCACGCCCGCGAAGAAGACGTACACGCAGGTGTTCGGGGAATGGCTGTGCGATGAAGCCGAGCGCGATTCGCGCGTCGTCGGCATCACGCCCGCGATGCGCGAAGGCTCGGGCATGGTCGAGTTCGAGAAGCGCTTCAAGGATCGCTACTACGACGTCGGCATCGCCGAGCAGCACGCGGTGACGTTCGCGGGCGGCCTCGCGACCGAAGGGCTGAAGCCCGTCGTCGCGATCTACTCGACGTTCCTGCAGCGTGCGTACGACCAGCTGATCCACGACGTCGCGCTGCAGAACCTGCCGGTCGTGTTCGCGATCGACCGCGCGGGCCTCGTCGGCGCCGACGGTGCGACGCACGCGGGCGCGTACGATCTCGCGTTCATGCGCTGCATCCCGAACATGACGATCATGGCCGCGTCCGACGAGAACGAATGCCGCCAGATGCTGCACACGGCGCTTCAGCAGCCGAACCCGACCGCGGTGCGTTATCCGCGCGGCGCGGGCACGGGCGTGGCGACGGTGAAGGAATTCACCGAGATCCCGCTCGGCAAGGGCGAAGTGCGTCGCCGTACGTCGCAGCCGGAAGGCAAGCGCGTCGCGATTCTCGCGTTCGGCACGATGGTCGCGCCGTCGCTCGCGGCGGGCGAGGAGCTCGACGCCACGGTCGCGAACATGCGCTTCGTGAAGCCGATCGATGCGGCGCTCGTGCGTGAACTCGCCGAGACCCACGACTACCTCGTCACGGTCGAGGAAGGCTGCGTGATGGGCGGTGCGGGCTCGGCCTGCGTCGAAGCCCTGATGGAGAGTGGGGTTATCCGACCCGTAATACAATTGGGCCTCCCTGACCAGTTCATCGATCACGGCGACCCCGCTAAGCTGCTGGCGCAATGCGGCCTCGACGGCGCGGGCATCGCGAAATCGATTCGCGAACGCTTCCTGAGCCCGGCGGCCGACGTCGCCGATCAGGCGAAGCGCGTCGCGTAA
- the folE2 gene encoding GTP cyclohydrolase FolE2, translating into MNQMNPAFVMPDVQSTVDTRQIPIQRVGVKAVRHPLTVRTESGDVQPTVGVWNLDVHLPADQKGTHMSRFVALLEDSREPLTVERFRAMLASMLVRLEAEAGRIEVTFPYFVNKTAPVSGVQSLLDYEVTLAGESRNGETRLFLKVLVPVTSLCPCSKKISQYGAHNQRSHVTIDAELAADLPVEALIRIAEEEASCELWGLLKRPDEKFVTERAYENPKFVEDLVRDVAQRLDADERVVAYVLEAENFESIHNHSAYALIERDKRHAA; encoded by the coding sequence ATGAACCAGATGAATCCCGCCTTCGTGATGCCCGACGTGCAGAGCACGGTGGATACCCGCCAGATTCCGATTCAGCGCGTGGGCGTGAAGGCGGTCCGGCATCCGTTGACGGTGCGCACCGAAAGCGGCGACGTGCAGCCGACCGTCGGCGTCTGGAACCTCGACGTGCATCTGCCTGCCGATCAGAAGGGCACGCACATGTCGCGCTTCGTCGCGCTGCTCGAAGACAGCCGCGAGCCGCTGACGGTCGAGCGCTTCCGCGCGATGCTCGCGTCGATGCTCGTGAGGCTGGAAGCCGAGGCCGGCCGCATCGAGGTCACGTTCCCGTACTTCGTGAACAAGACGGCGCCTGTGTCGGGCGTGCAGAGCCTGCTCGACTATGAAGTGACGCTCGCGGGCGAAAGCCGCAACGGCGAGACGCGCCTGTTCCTGAAGGTGCTCGTGCCGGTGACGAGCCTGTGCCCGTGCTCGAAGAAGATCTCGCAGTACGGTGCGCACAACCAGCGCTCGCACGTAACGATCGACGCCGAGCTCGCGGCCGACTTGCCGGTCGAGGCGCTGATCCGCATCGCGGAAGAAGAGGCGTCGTGCGAGCTGTGGGGCTTGCTGAAGCGTCCGGACGAGAAGTTCGTCACTGAGCGTGCGTACGAAAACCCGAAGTTCGTCGAGGATCTGGTGCGCGACGTCGCGCAGCGTCTCGATGCGGACGAGCGCGTGGTTGCGTACGTGCTCGAAGCCGAGAACTTCGAGTCGATCCACAATCACAGCGCGTATGCACTGATCGAGCGCGACAAGCGACACGCCGCGTAA
- the tsaD gene encoding tRNA (adenosine(37)-N6)-threonylcarbamoyltransferase complex transferase subunit TsaD, whose product MLVLGIESSCDETGLALYDTQRGLLAHALHSQIAMHREYGGVVPELASRDHIRRALPLLEEVMAQSGTHRDDIDAIAFTQGPGLAGALLVGASIANALALAWNKPTVGIHHLEGHLLSPLLVDEPPPFPFIALLVSGGHTQLMRVTDVGVYETLGETLDDAAGEAFDKTAKLIGLGYPGGPEVSKLAETGTPGAVVLPRPMLHSGDLDFSFSGLKTAVLTQMKKFEAAKLDGEALERAKADLARGFVDAAVDVLVAKSLAALKQTKLKRLVVAGGVGANRQLRAALSAAAAKRGFDVHYPDLALCTDNGAMIALAGALRLGRWPEQANADYAFTVKPRWDLASLAR is encoded by the coding sequence ATGCTCGTCCTCGGCATCGAAAGCTCCTGCGATGAAACCGGCCTCGCGCTCTACGACACGCAGCGCGGCCTGCTCGCGCACGCGCTTCATTCGCAGATCGCGATGCACCGCGAATACGGTGGCGTCGTGCCGGAGCTCGCGTCGCGCGATCACATCCGCCGCGCGCTGCCGCTGCTCGAGGAAGTGATGGCGCAAAGCGGCACGCACCGCGACGACATCGACGCGATCGCGTTCACGCAAGGCCCCGGCCTCGCCGGCGCGCTGCTGGTCGGCGCGAGCATCGCGAATGCGCTCGCGCTCGCCTGGAACAAGCCGACCGTCGGCATTCATCACCTCGAAGGCCATCTGCTGTCGCCGCTGCTCGTCGACGAGCCGCCGCCGTTCCCGTTCATCGCGCTGCTGGTGTCGGGCGGCCATACGCAACTGATGCGCGTGACCGACGTCGGCGTGTACGAGACGCTCGGCGAGACGCTCGACGACGCGGCCGGCGAAGCGTTCGACAAGACGGCGAAGCTGATCGGCCTCGGCTATCCGGGCGGCCCGGAAGTGTCGAAGCTCGCGGAAACGGGCACGCCGGGCGCGGTCGTGCTGCCGCGCCCGATGCTGCATTCGGGCGATCTCGACTTCAGCTTCAGCGGCCTGAAGACGGCCGTGCTCACGCAGATGAAGAAATTCGAGGCGGCGAAGCTGGACGGCGAAGCGCTCGAGCGCGCGAAGGCCGACCTCGCGCGTGGCTTCGTCGATGCAGCCGTCGACGTGCTCGTCGCAAAGTCGCTCGCCGCGCTCAAGCAGACGAAACTCAAGCGCCTGGTGGTCGCGGGCGGCGTCGGCGCGAACCGCCAGTTGCGCGCGGCGCTGTCGGCCGCGGCGGCCAAGCGCGGCTTCGACGTGCACTATCCCGATCTCGCGCTCTGCACCGACAACGGCGCGATGATCGCGCTCGCCGGCGCATTGCGGCTCGGCCGCTGGCCCGAACAGGCGAACGCCGACTACGCGTTCACGGTGAAGCCGCGCTGGGATCTCGCGTCGCTCGCACGCTGA
- a CDS encoding NAD(P)/FAD-dependent oxidoreductase yields the protein MRAMETYDIAVIGAGAAGMMSAAVAGQLGRRVVLIDHAPRLAEKIRISGGGRCNFTNLYAGPDNYLSSNPHFARSALARYTPRDFLGLLKRHHVTWHEKHKGQLFCDHGSDAIIDMLKHECDAGGIAWRRPVVVDAVRHAADGFTLDTQQAGPIRARALIVATGGLSIPKIGATDFGYRVAKQFGHKLIDTRPALVPLTFAQHDWEPFAALSGVSLEVRVSTGDKKRGGEFVEDLLLTHRGLSGPGILQISSYWQSGDPIRIDLLPQRDAVADLLDAKRTSKRQIGSLLADWVPSRLAHVWLDTHRVAADARLADLPDKTLRQIGDALSGWTLTPNGTEGYKKAEVTKGGVDTRELSSATMMSARVPGLFFIGEAVDVTGWLGGYNFQWAWASGTAAGQAAAEFARGL from the coding sequence ATCCGCGCCATGGAAACTTATGACATCGCCGTGATCGGCGCGGGCGCCGCCGGGATGATGAGCGCCGCGGTCGCCGGGCAACTCGGCCGCCGCGTGGTGCTGATCGACCACGCGCCGCGGCTCGCCGAGAAAATCCGCATCTCGGGTGGCGGCCGCTGCAACTTCACGAATCTCTACGCAGGGCCCGACAACTACCTGTCGTCGAATCCGCATTTCGCGCGCTCGGCGCTCGCCCGTTACACGCCGCGCGACTTCCTCGGGCTGCTCAAGCGCCATCACGTCACCTGGCACGAAAAGCACAAGGGGCAGCTCTTCTGCGACCACGGCAGCGACGCGATCATCGACATGCTGAAGCACGAATGCGACGCGGGCGGCATCGCCTGGCGCCGCCCGGTGGTCGTCGACGCGGTACGCCACGCGGCCGACGGCTTCACGCTCGACACGCAGCAGGCAGGGCCGATCCGCGCCCGCGCGCTGATCGTCGCGACGGGCGGCCTGTCGATTCCGAAGATCGGCGCGACCGACTTCGGCTACCGGGTCGCGAAGCAGTTCGGCCACAAGCTGATCGATACGCGGCCCGCGCTCGTGCCGCTCACGTTCGCGCAGCACGACTGGGAGCCATTCGCGGCGCTGTCCGGCGTGTCGCTCGAAGTGCGCGTGTCGACGGGCGACAAGAAACGCGGCGGCGAATTCGTCGAGGATCTGCTGCTGACCCATCGCGGCCTGTCGGGCCCCGGCATCCTGCAGATCTCCAGTTATTGGCAGTCCGGCGACCCGATCCGCATCGACCTGCTGCCGCAGCGCGACGCGGTGGCCGACCTGCTCGACGCGAAGCGCACGTCGAAGCGCCAGATCGGCTCGCTGCTCGCGGACTGGGTGCCATCGCGCCTCGCGCACGTCTGGCTCGACACGCATCGCGTCGCGGCCGACGCGCGGCTCGCGGATCTGCCCGACAAGACGCTGCGCCAGATCGGCGACGCGCTGTCCGGCTGGACGCTGACGCCAAACGGCACCGAGGGCTACAAGAAGGCCGAGGTGACGAAGGGCGGCGTCGATACGCGCGAACTGTCGTCGGCCACCATGATGAGTGCGCGGGTGCCGGGGCTGTTCTTCATCGGCGAGGCGGTGGACGTGACGGGCTGGCTCGGCGGCTACAACTTCCAGTGGGCGTGGGCGTCCGGCACGGCGGCCGGACAGGCGGCGGCGGAGTTTGCGCGCGGCCTCTGA
- the rpsU gene encoding 30S ribosomal protein S21, producing MTIIRVKENEPFEVAMRRFKRTIEKNGLLTELRAREFFEKPTAERKRKKAAAVKRHYKRIRSQTLPKKLY from the coding sequence ATGACGATCATTCGCGTTAAAGAAAACGAGCCGTTCGAAGTCGCCATGCGTCGCTTCAAGCGCACGATCGAGAAGAACGGTCTGCTGACCGAGCTTCGTGCGCGGGAATTCTTCGAAAAACCGACCGCCGAGCGCAAGCGCAAGAAGGCTGCAGCAGTGAAGCGTCACTACAAGCGAATTCGCAGCCAGACGCTGCCGAAGAAGCTGTACTGA
- a CDS encoding GatB/YqeY domain-containing protein: protein MSLKEQISEDMKAAMRAKESERLATVRLLLAAIKQREIDDQVTLDDAGITAVIDKMIKQRKDSISQFQAAGRDDLVAKEQAELTVLGAYMPAQLSDAEVAAEVQAAVAATGAAGPQDMGKVMGVLKGKLAGRADMTAVSAQVKAALSK, encoded by the coding sequence ATGAGTTTGAAAGAGCAGATCAGCGAAGACATGAAGGCCGCGATGCGCGCGAAGGAAAGCGAGCGTCTGGCGACGGTTCGCCTGCTGCTGGCCGCGATCAAGCAGCGCGAGATCGACGATCAGGTGACCCTTGACGACGCGGGCATCACCGCCGTGATCGACAAGATGATCAAGCAGCGCAAGGACTCGATCAGCCAGTTCCAGGCTGCCGGCCGCGACGATCTCGTCGCGAAGGAACAGGCCGAACTGACCGTGCTGGGCGCCTACATGCCTGCGCAACTGTCGGACGCGGAAGTGGCCGCCGAAGTCCAGGCCGCGGTCGCGGCAACGGGCGCAGCCGGCCCGCAGGACATGGGCAAGGTGATGGGCGTGCTGAAGGGCAAGCTCGCCGGCCGTGCCGACATGACCGCTGTCTCCGCGCAGGTCAAGGCCGCGCTGTCGAAGTAA